CGGCCTGCACGTGCGGGTTTGGGGCTTGTGCTACGGGCGTTGGCTTGTCGGCGGGGGGCAACGTTGTCGCCGGCAGGGTCATGGCCAGCCGCAACAGGCGCAGGGCCGTGTCCAGCCGCCGGCTGGCCGCCGCCATCTGGCGCAGGGCCAGCGGGCCTTCCGGCGTGGCGCCCGCTTCCAGCAGCACGGTGGCGTTGTCCAGCAGGTGGCTCAGCGCCTGGCGTGCCGCGTGGCGGAAGCCTTCCGCCACCGTGGTGACCGGCGTCAGGGTGACGGGCTGGGCGGGTACGGCCGTTGCCGGCTTGCCGGTCAGCAGGCGCAGGCCCGCGTCCGCCTTGCTGCCGGTGGTCAGGCGCAGGGGCACGTGGTGGTGCAGCAGGGCCGCCACCTCGAACAGGGCGGCGACGCGGCCGTCCTTCAGTTCCAGTTCCACCTCGGCCACCGGCCAGACCGTGTCGCCGTCCCCGGTATCGCCCGCCAGGCGCACCTGGCCGCGGTCCAGCGCCAGTTCGATGGTGGTGCGCGTGTCGGGATGCAGCAGCAGGGCGGTGCGCTCGATATCGGTGGTGAAGCGCGGCGCCACCGTCGTCCAGGCCGCCGCCGGCAACAACCCCGCCAGCGTCGGCGGCAACAGGGTGAGGTCGGGGCCGTCGCCCTCCGGCGCCAGTTCCCATTCCCACTCGCGCCGGCCGGCGGCGGCGGCCGTGCCGGCGTCGGACCGCCAGGTCTTCATCGCCTGGATGCGCCGGCCGCCCTGCACCCGCACCCGCAGGGCCATGCCCTGGGCGGCCAGGGCCAGGTCGGGGGTGTCGTGATATGTGGTGACCTGGTGGCGGGTGCGGGCCCCGCCCTCCGATATCTTGGCCAATTGGGGCAGGGCGGCCAGCTTGGCCAGGGCCGCCGGCGTGGCCGCCAGCTTCACCTCCACCTCCCGGACGGCGGCCACCCGCTTGGGCGGGGAACCGGCCGGGGGTGCGGGGCGTTCAGGGTGCGGGCGGGCGATGCCTTTTGTCATGCCTGAATGCATAACCCAAGACGGCGCGTCCGTTAAGATCGTGTTGCGGAATTACATCCCTTTCACGCATTTCGCAAATTTCATTCCGTTTTGTTGCCTTGCAGCGCACAGTTGAGATAGTCTCAAGCCATCGTTGCGTCACAATAAATCGCCACCCCGCCACGCCCTTTGATGCCCTTGCTCTCGGCCGGTTTTTTGCCATTGCGAGGTAGGATAATGACTCAACCTCACCGGGTCATGCCCTTTGCATCCTTAACAAGCGCGTCGGCGTGGGACAGGTGGTCCGGCGCAGCAGGGATGAGCAACCAAAATTGGGCACGAAACCATCATGAAGTCATCGCTGGCACCATCGCGGTCCGCTGAGAAGGCCGCAGAAAAGTCCACCGACTCCGGGCACACCCCGGAAAAGGCCGCGGCGCCGGCGAAGACCCCCAAAACGACAAGCGCCACCGCCACGCCGGGCACGGATGTGAAGGCCGCCGATGCCGCCACGCTGGCGGCCCTGGCCAAGTCCGGCGCCTTGCTGGCCTACCCCATCGCCAAATTCTCCGGCACCGCCGCCATCGACGCGCCGGCCCTGACCGCCGACCTGGTGACGCGGCTGGCGCGGTACACCGAACTGGCAGATGCCGATCCCTTCGCCAACCCCGTCTCCCTGCTGGCGCTGGACGTTTCCCGCCGCCTGCATGCCGGTGAGCTGGACCTGGCGGCGGTGGAACAGGCCATCCAGTTCTTGGGCGCCGAAGGTTTCCTGGCCCGCGCCCGCCGCCTGGGCGCCTATCTGGGGGAGGCTGATCCGGAGGCCAACGCCGCCCGCATCCGTACCCTGATCGAGGGGTTGGCCGTGGGGGCCGACGGCAAGGCGGCGCCGTTCGAGGCCTTCCGCGCCCAGGTCGAGAAAGAGATTTTCGGCATCGTCATCACCGCCCACCCGACCTTCAACCTGACGGGTGAGCTGATGGACGCGCTGGCCCAATTGGCCACCGGGCGGGACCACGCCGGCGTGCCGCTGACCGCCGCCGCCCGCAAGGCCCTGATCACCGGCATGGCCGGGGTGGAACTGCGCCCGGGTGAGCTGTCGCTGGCCGATGAGCATCGCCTGTCGCTGGCGGCCATCACCAACATCCAGGCGGCACTGCGCATCGTCTACGACATCGTGCTGTCGGTGGCGCGGGCCCATTATCCGGACCAGTGGGCGGAACTGACGCCCAAGCTGCTGACCGTGGCCAGCTGGGTGGGCTACGACCTGGACGGGCGGTCGGACATCCGCTGGTCCGACACCCTGCACAAGCGCCTGGTGGTGCAGGTGGGGCAGTTGCGCCACTACCTGGCCGAGGTGCAGGCCATCCGCAAGGCCGCCCCGGCGCAGGAGGATCTGCGCAACACCCTGGACCTGCTGGAATCGCGCCTGGCCCTGGCCATCGCCCAGGTGACGGATGAGATCGCCGCCTTCGGGAGTGAAGCCGCCCAGAAGGATATCGAGCATATCGCCCGGCGCATGCATGAGGGCCTGTCCCTGCGCCTGGTGGAGGCTGCACACGCCATCGAGCAGGTGGAGCGCGCCATCCGGCTGGCGTCCGCTGCCACCAAGGGCGCCAAGGGCGGGGACGACGTCATCCGCCGCCTGGCCATCCTGAAGGCGGAACTGGCCAACTATGGCCTGGGCCAAGCCCACACCCACGTGCGCATCAACGCCACCCAGTTGCACAACGCCGTTCGCAAGACCGTGGGCATGGAAACGGCGCCGGACGACCCGCGCTATCGCCAGTCCTACCTTAACGCGCTGACGGGCTTGCTGGATGAGGTGCGGCCGGCCCGCATCAACTTCGGCAGCATCATGGCGGAGCGCACTTCGGCCAAGCGGCTGTTCATGGTCGTGGCCCAGATGCTGAAGTACGCCGACGCGTCGGTGCCGGTGCGTTTCCTGATCGCGGAATCGGAATCGGCCTTCACCGTGCTGACGGCGCTTTATTACGCCCGGCTGTTCGGCGTGGCCGACAAGGTGGACATCAGCCCCCTGTTCGAGACGGAAAAGGCGCTGGAGGTCGGCAGCCGGGTGATCGAACAACTGCTGGAGAACCCGCATTACCGGGAGTATGTGAAGCGTCGCGGCCGCCTGTGCATCCAGACCGGCTTCTCCGACGCCGGCCGCTATCTGGGCCAGACCCCGGCGTCCGCCAGCATCGAGCGTCTACGCCTGCGCATCGCCCGCCTGTTCACCCGCCACCGCTTGGACGGCGTGCAACTGGTGATCTTCGACACCCACGGCGAATCCATCGGCCGCGGCGCCCATCCGGCGGGTTTCCCAGAGCGGCTGGGGTATGTCGCGACCCCCGCCACCCTGTCCTTCCTGGCCCACCAGAAGATCGCCTTCAAGCAGGAGGTCAGCTTCCAGGGGGGCGACGGCTATCTCTACTTCGTCACCCAGCCGGGCGCCCTGGCGGTGGTCACCCGCATCCTGGAGCACATGCTGGGGGCCAGGCACACCACCCTGGACGATGATCCGTTCTATGGCGACGCCGACTACATCCGCGAATTCTTCACGACGGTGAAGCAGTTCCAGGTGTCGTTGGTGGACGACCCCAACTACGGCGCCTTGCTGTCGGCCCTGGGCACCAACCTGCTGTATCCGTCGGGCAGCCGGGCCATCAAGCGGCAGTATGACGGCACGGCGGATGATATCGACCAGACCCGCGCCTCACAGTTCCGCGCCATCCCGCACAACGCCATCCTGCAGCAGATGGGCCTGCCCGCGAACACCATCAGCGGCGTGGGCGAGGCCATCGACAAGGATCCGGAGCATTTCGCCGAGCTCTACCGTGCCTCGCCGCGCTTCCGCCAACTGCTGGGCATGGTGGAATACGGTGTCGCCATCGCCAGCCCGGATGCGCTGAAGGCCTATATCGACACCCTGGATCCGGCCTTCTGGCTGTTGCGCGCGGCCCACACCGCCGATCCCGCGCGGGTGGAGGAGATGCGGCGCCTGGCGGCCATGCTGGAGGACAACCCCCTGCACAGCCGCCTGATCCGTATCTTCCGCAAGCTCTACCGCGACTTCGACATCCTGGAGGAAGGGCTGGCGCGGGTGGAGCACCAGCCGCTGCCTGGGCAGGTGCCGCCGCCCGATGAGGCGCTGAGCAATGGCTTGCTGGTGCTGCACGCGTTGCGCATCGCCCTGATCCAGGAGGTGTTCCTGCGGGCGACGCACGTTCCGCAATTCTCCAGCCAGCACAACATCACCCACCGCCGGCTGATGAACCGCCTGCTGCAACTGGATGTGCCCTGGGCGCTGGACCTGCTGTCCCGCATCTTCCCCGTGACGGGCGACGCCGCCGGCGACGGCGACTTCGGCGAGACGGCGACCTACGTCAGCGACGACAGCCAGAACTACGGCCAGGAGAACGAGCGCATCTTCAAGCCGCTGGCCAACCTCTACGACCTGGTGCGCCGCGTCGGCAACGGCATCACCCAGCGCATCGGCTTCTTTGGGTAGGGATGAGGGCGTACGCCGTCGGCGTTGACCGCCGGCGGCGTGCCCATCATATAATGATCAGACCACGTTAGCGGAGGGCGGTATGGGACACGTGCCGTTCAAGGATTTCCAGGCGGATCTCGCTGCCAACATCGACCAGGTGCGGGCCGGTGGGGGGCCGCTGGTCGTCGCCATGGATGATCACCGCGACGTCGTCCTGATGCAGGAGGTGGAGTACCGCAGCATCATGGAAACCCTGCATCTGCTGGGCAATCCCGCCAATGCCGCGCGGCTGCATCAGGCCATCGCCGCTGTGGAGGCTGGGGACACGGTCGATTTCGATCAGGCGATCGCCAGCCGGAAATGAACGTCGAGTTCGCGCCGCAAGCCTGGCAGGACTTTGTCCATTGGCAAGAGGCAGATCCCAAGGTTGTTCAGAAGATCATCGAACTGATTGAGCAGGTGCGGCGCACGCCTTTCACCGGCCTGGGCAAGCCCGAGCCTTTGAAAGGGCCGCTGAAAGGGTATTGGTCCCGACGCATCACATCGGAACACAGGCTGGTCTATGGCGTGGTTGGCACCGGGGATGCCCAGAAGGTTCGCGTCCTGCAATGCCGTTGGCACTATGAGTAAGGGTGCCCGACGCGCACTACAGCTCTGCCCAATAGCGAATCAGGTTGTGATAAATATTCGTCAGTTTCCGCACCTCGGGATCGTTGCGCCCAAGGCGTGTGACCAGTTCCTGAAGGGCGTTGTCCATATCGAAGGTCAGGCGCCGCGCCAGCGGGTCCTTGATCATGCTTTGCAGCCAGAAGAATGACGCGACGCGGGCGCCGCGCGTCACCGGCGTGACGCTGTGCAGGCTGGTCGACGGATAAAGCACGGCGTGCCCCGCCGGCAGCTTGACCCGGTGGGACCCGTAGTAATCCTCGACGATCAGCTCACCGCCGTCATACTCGTCCGGTTCCGACAGGAACAGGGTGACCGACAGGTCGGTGCGGATGCGCAGGCCGGTCAGGTGGTCGCCCCGGATGCAATTGTCCACATGCTCCCCGAAGAACTGCCCCGGCCCGTACCGGTTGAACAGGGGCGGGAAGATGTGCAGGGGTACGGCCGCGGAAATGAACAGCAGATTGGAGGTGAGCGCGCGGATCACGCGCTCACCCAGTTTGCGGGCCACCTGCCCATCGGGGGGCAGTTGCTCGTTCTTCTTCACTTCGGCTGATTGCGCACCGGCGGTGGAGCGGCCGTCCTCCCAGCCGCTGGCGTCCATGATGTGGCGGAAGTCCGCCACATCCTGCTTGCTCAGAACATCCGGTATGCAGATCAGCATTTGGGGAACCCTCAGAACTTGATCGACGCGGTCAGGGAGACGCTGCGGCCCGGCGCGATCTCGATGAAGGGCTGGGCGCTTTGGTAGAAGGCGTCATAGTAGGTCTTGTCGAAGATGTTCTGCACATAGAGCTTCATGCTCAGATGTTCATTGATCTTCGTTTCGGCGAAGGCGTCGAAGCGCCAATGGGCCGGCAGGATGGTGGGGTTGGGCGGGTTGGGATAGGCCACGCCGCCGTTGGCCGCCAGCAGCGAGCCGCCCCTGATTTCCGATGTGTAGATGGACTGGCCGCCCAGTTCCAGCCAATCGGTCACCTGGTACTTGCTCAACATGTTGAAGGATTCGTTGGCGATGTTGGCAAGTCCCAGCCCGACGTTGGTGGGAACGATGGAATGGGTGATGTCGGTCTTCATGACCACCAGGCCACCCATGACGCTCCATTTGTCGGTGATGTTGCCCGCCGCCTCGAAGTCCAGCCCCTGGACGCGGTAGGAGGCACCGGCGACGATCTGCCCGCTGGTGTAGCCCGGCAGGTTGGCGGGTGCCGTCTCCCGTGCGTTCGACACGTCGGTCTCGAAGGCCGCGGCGCTGGCCAGCAGGTGGCGGTCGAACAGTTCCCACTTGGTGCCGACCTCATAGGACTGGCTGCGCTGCGGTCCATAGATCTGCGTGGCGTTCTGGGTCGCGGCGAAGCCGCCATAGGAACTGGACGTCGCGTCCAGTTCGTCACCCACGGGATTGGCCGCCGTGGCGTAGGCGAAGTACACGCTGGCGATGTCCATCGGCTTGACGACGATGCCGGCGTTATAGCTGGTGATGCCGGAATCGTCGGTCCGGGAACTGGTGTTGTTGGACGCCTTGATGTTGTAGTCGTCGTACCGGATGCCGCCGTTCACGATGATGAAGTCGTGGTAATTGGCGGTGTCCATCAAGTAACCGGCATTGGTGTCCACATTGTATTTCAATGGGTTGCCGGTCAGCTTGGCCGTTCCTGCGCCATACAGGTAATGGGTGGGGTTGTAGGCGCTGACGATGGGCGCGCCGCTGGAGGTGAAGGCCACGGGGCCGGTGGTCAGTTCGGAGGTGAAGCCGGTGTAGCTGTCGATGCTGATCTTCTCGTTGGAGAATTCGCCGCCGGCGACCAGCGTGTGCTTCAGCGGCCCCGTGTCGAACTTGACCGTCGCCTGCGGCTGGTCGGCCAGGACGTCCGCCGTCTCGTACCGGCTTTGCGCGTTGAGCTGCACGTAGCCGGAGAAATGGGTGGCGTTTGAGGAATAGGGGGCCGTCACGCCGGTGGCGCTGGGGTTCTCAGGAATCGTGCCGATGTAGTCCAGCAGGGAATGGCTGCCCCGGAACTTGTTCTCAAGCGTCAGCCAGTCGTTGACGTCCCATTCCGCGTTCAGGGTGCCCATGTCCTGGGTGGAATTGGTGAAGTCGCGGTTGACGATGCCGTAATAGGTATCGCGGGAAATGCCATCCTCGGTGGCCGGGCGGTGTGTCGCCTGGTCGTACGGCACACCGAAATCGGGCAGGCCCCAGAGGCGGGTGTGCGAATAGTCGGCGTTCACCGTGAAATTGTCGGTGGGCTTCAGCGTCACCGCCCCGGCGACGCCCCAGCGGTTGTCGGTGGTGTAGTCGCGGCCGGCGACGTCGGAATACTGGATCATGCCGTTCAGGCGGACATCCACCATCGGGCTGATCGCCTGATTGACGTCGAAGGTCCCGCGCTTCTCCGCATCGCTGAAGCCGCCCGTACCTTCGGCCTTGTAGAAGTCGGTGTCCTGCGCCGCCTTGGTCACGATGTTGATGGCGCCGCCGGTGGTGCCGCGGCCGGCGAAGGAGGAGGCGGGACCGCGCAATATCTCGACCTGTTCGGTGTTGAAGTTCTCGCGGATGCTGACGCCCGGGTCACGGACGCCATCGACGAAGATGTCGTTGCGGGCATCGAAGCCCCGGATGAAGAAGCGGTCGCCGAACGCGTTGCCGCCTTCGCCGGAGCCCAAGGTGACACCGGCCGTTGAACGCCCGATTTCCCGCAGCGTCGTCGCCTCCTTGTCCTCCAGCACCTCCTTGGTCAGCACGGTCACGGTGCGCGGCGTGTCGAGCACGGGTTCGGTGAACTTGGAAGAGGACAGGCGGTCCACCTTGTAGGGCGCGCTGGGGTCGGCATAGGGGTTGGCATCGGGCGCGCCGCCCTGGCTCTCGATACGGACGGCACCCAGCTGAAGGGCCTTGCCGCTACCCGCCTGCGGTGCTGCCGCCTGAACCGTGAAGGTGCCGGTGCTGCCGACGCCGTAGGTGAGCCCGGTTCCGGCCAGAAGCCGTTGCAGCGCCGTCGCCGGCGCCATGCGGCCCTGCGCCCCCGGCGTCGATATGTTCTTCACCAGGTCGCCATCGGTCGAGACCTGGATGCCGGATTGCTGGCCGAACAGGGCCAGGGCCGTGCTCAGCGACTGTGCCGGGATATTGAAATCCCGTTCAGCGGCCTGTGCCGTGGTCGGCGATGCCTGGGCATGCGCCGAGGATGTGGCCATGATGTCCGCCAGCGCCGTCGTCATCATCAGGCTGGCGCCTAGCCGCCGCGCCCATTTGCCCCCGCTCGTCATCTTCAATCCCTTCGTTGGTGCGTTATCCAGCGGGGCGGCGGACGGGTTGTTTCCCGTCGCACACGTATACGAATGCAACGCATTCGCGGGCCCCTATTGACGCAACGACGGTGAAAGCGGGGTTTCTAACAAAATCTTCAAATATAACGATTTCTTTAATAAAGCATTGGTCGGGGAATTCATGCCGGCGGCCTTTGACCTTGAGCGGTCAAAGGCCCTCTCAGTTGCCGGAGACCAGCAAAAGCCAGGGCGTGATTTGGTGGACGGTCGCGCCATGTGCCTGGGCGACACCGCGCAACGCGTCGATGGGATCGGCCAGGTTATAGACGCCTGTGACCGGCCGGCCCGCCAGGTGCTGGTTCGTCAGCAGGATGGTGCCGCGATAATAGGGGCGGATCTGGTCCACGATCTCCCGCATCGGCTGGTCCTGGGCGATGATCTGGCCCTGGCGCCAGGCGGCCACCTGCGTCGGCGGCGCCGTTTCGCGTTGCGCGCTGCCAGGGGTGATGCGCAGCGATTGGCCCGCCGTGAGCGTTTCGGAAACCTGGCCCGTGGTTGCGGCGTCATCGACGCGGACGCTGCCTTGCCGCACGGCGATCGTGGCGCCGGCGGCGGTGCGGCGAATGTCGAAGGCGGTACCAATGTCGATCGCCTCGACGCCGCCGACCGTGACGCGGAACGGGCGGTCGGGGTTGTGATTGACGGTGAAGAAGGCCTCCCCGGCCAGCAAGTCGACCCGCCGTTCCCCCATGCCATAGGTGACCGAAATGGCGCTTTCCGGTGCCAGGGCGACTGAACTGCCATCCGCTAGGGTGATCGTGCGCGTCTGCCCGGTGCCGGTGATGTAGTCAGCCCGAAGGTGGAGCATCGCCGTCGGGCCGGCCAGGAAGGCAAGGCAGGCGGCGGCGGCCAGGGCGATGCCGGCCTGCCAGGCTTTCGGAGGCGGACGCGGACGTCGGGTCGGCGGTGTCGCGCGCATCGCCGCGACGAAGGGCGCCCACCGGTCGTCATGGGAGGGCGGCACGGTGGAGAGCATGTGGGAGGTGCGCTGGGTTGTGGCCCAAGCGGCCGCGTGGGCCGGCGAGGCCGCCAGCCAGGCCTCGAACCGGCGGCGCAAGGCGGGATTGTCGGGATCGTCCTGCAACCGGATCAGCCAGTCCGTCGCCGCCTGCGACGCGTCGATTGGTGCTGTCCCCGATCCTGCGATCATGCCTTTTCTTCGGTCCGCGGTGGTGTGGGGTCAAGTTGATCGCGGCGCGCCCGCATTTGGCCCCTATTCATTAAACGTATCCGGTTTGCTGTTTTCTAAGCCGGTTTCACGTTCTTGGGGAAGGAAATCGGCGACTCGCCCCTATCGCCGGCCCAGGCGCCGTTTGCAGTGCTGGACGCCGTTGGACACCAGGACATGCGCCATGGGCAGGGAGATGCCGAGGAAGGCCGCGATTTCCTTCAGGGTGCATTCGCCGAAGCGGTGCATTTCCAGGGCGATGCGGGTGCGCTCCGGCAGTTCCGCCATCGCCGCCTTCAGCAGGTCGAATTCGTCCTTGTGCAGGGCGACGGCTTCCGGGGATGGAAAATCGTCGGGGGAGATCTCGGCGGCGGCATCCAGGCTGCCGTCGCCCAGGATTTCGTGTTCACGCCGCATCCGCCGACGGCCGTCGAACGCCAGATTGCGCACGATGCGGTAGAGGTAGCCCAGCGGTTCGTCGAGGAAACTGCCGTGGGATGCCTTGTCGAAACGCAGCCAGGCCTCCTGGACCAAGTCTTCGGCATGGGCGCGGTTGCCCACGATCCCGCTGGCGTAATCGACCAGGGCGCCGCGGTTGTCCATGAACAGGCTGACGGGGTTTCGACGCAAAGCCAGGCTTCCAACGCGAGTGCGACTGCCGCTTATCCTGCGACCTCGCCGAGGGGAACGCGCAGTAAGGCGAACGAATGCCAAAGTGCGAACAATTCTTAATTTTTCTTACTGATATTCGTATTGACGCGCAACCTTTCTGTGCCGCGTCAACTTGACCACACAGGTGGAGGCGAATGAGCCGGCCCGGATGGGCCGACTCATGGCTTACCCTGACCGCGCCGCGGCCCGGCTTAACCCTGGCCGGGCGGGTTGTGCACCAGGACGCCGTACCAGCCCAGCCCGCGATAGGTCTCATACCCCGGCGTGCGGGCGAAGCCGATCAGGCGGCCGTGGCGGTCGATGTAATGGCCCATGGGCTGGTCGCGGTTGGCCAGATGGAAGTTTTCCGTCAGTTCACCCCGGCCATCGCTGGACGCGATGATGCGGCCGGCGGCGTCCAGCAGCAGGCAGCGGGTATTGGCCCGTTCCGAGGTTTCCAGCCGCACGCCGGTGACCACCGCGTGGGCCTGCGGCGCCCAGTCGAAGAAGATGCCCAAGGCACCCAGCACCTCGCCATCCTGCGTGCCGTCCCGGCGCACAGCGGTGGAGTACGTGGCCACCGTCCGGTTCTCAAGCATAGGTTTCTGGCTGACATCCTCCACCGCGAAGTCGCCGCCGTCGCGGGTGCGCAGCGCGTCGATGAACCAGGGCTCGTTGGCGACGTTGGTGCCGATGGCATGGGGGAAGCGATCAGGGCGGCCGGTTGCAATGACGCGGCCGGTGCGGTCGGCCACCCACAGGTCCAGGTAGACGGTATAGCTCTGCAGGATGACGTTCAGCCGTTCGCCCGCATGGCGGTTGGCGTCGGGGGAGGGGGCCTGCAGGCAATTGACCACGGCGCTGTCGGTGGCCCACCAGCGCACATCGCACGACCGCTCATAAAGGTTGCGGTCGATGATATCGATGCTGTTCAGCGCCAGGTCGGCCAGGCGCTGGCCCCGGAAGCGGATCATCAAATCCTCGCCCACCGTGGTCATGCGATCGACCAGTTGCCCGATCTCGTTCCGCAATTCCCCCGCCACGACGCTGACGCGCTGGGAGATGGAATTGACCTCGTTGGCGACGACGGCGAAGCCGCGGCCGGCGTCGCCGGCGCGCCCGGCCTCGATCAGGGCGTTGAAGGCCAGCATCTTGGTGGTGCGGTTGATGTCCTCAATCACGGACACCTTCTGGCTGGCCACGTCCAGGACGTTCTTCGTCAGGTCGATCAGGCTGTTGTCCATTCGGCTCCCCCACCTCTTGTTTGGCTTTTGTGCAGTGCGGCGAGCCACCCTGCATTGTTTCGCTCTCGCAAAAGGTGTGCCGAGTGATCGAACCTTTGTAAGGGGTATTAATAAATTGTTAATTTCCAATGACCTGCCGTTATTGGCCTGCCCCTTATGACAACGCTGACGCTAATCGAAAGGCGTAGCACTGGCGAAATCTCAGGCATCGACGTGCACAGGCAATGTGCAACCTATGGATTGTATAAAATGATGGAATCGGTTTCCTTACCCTGGACTGCCGGAAAGGCTAAAATGCCAGGTATTTCCAGGGTGCAGTGATCGCCATCTACTTTTTTGACGCGGGCTCTCTTTAAAGTTCGCGCCTTTTTGTGGCGAGGGCTGTTTCTTAATTTATACAACTTTAGCGAAAACGATTTTTGCCTGTTTGAGAAGTCTGGTCCCGATCAGGACGCGCCCAGGTCGCGCGGTGTGGTGAACTCCGCCAGATGGCCGGTGCCGGCGGCCAGGTCGACCCACGGTTCACCGGTGAAGTCCAGCCGGACCAGGGCGCCCGTGGGGTATTTGTCCATGACGCGTGCGCGAAGGGCGGTGTCCTCGGGACCGGCCAGATGCAGGGCCAAATCCTCCAGCCCGGGATTGTGGCCGATCAGCAGGACGGTGCCCACGGTGTCGGGCAGGCCGCGCAGGCGGGCCATCAACTGGGGCGCCCCGGCCATATAAAAGGCGCGATCGACGCTCATGGGTGGGGGCTCCCGCCATAGGGGCAGCAGGCCCGCCAGCGTCGCCCGGGTCCGGGCGGCCGTTGAGCACAGGATCAGGTCGGGCATCAACTGTCCCCCGGGCGCTC
The DNA window shown above is from Azospirillaceae bacterium and carries:
- a CDS encoding methyl-accepting chemotaxis protein, which translates into the protein MARRTAQKPNKRWGSRMDNSLIDLTKNVLDVASQKVSVIEDINRTTKMLAFNALIEAGRAGDAGRGFAVVANEVNSISQRVSVVAGELRNEIGQLVDRMTTVGEDLMIRFRGQRLADLALNSIDIIDRNLYERSCDVRWWATDSAVVNCLQAPSPDANRHAGERLNVILQSYTVYLDLWVADRTGRVIATGRPDRFPHAIGTNVANEPWFIDALRTRDGGDFAVEDVSQKPMLENRTVATYSTAVRRDGTQDGEVLGALGIFFDWAPQAHAVVTGVRLETSERANTRCLLLDAAGRIIASSDGRGELTENFHLANRDQPMGHYIDRHGRLIGFARTPGYETYRGLGWYGVLVHNPPGQG
- a CDS encoding histidine phosphatase family protein → MPDLILCSTAARTRATLAGLLPLWREPPPMSVDRAFYMAGAPQLMARLRGLPDTVGTVLLIGHNPGLEDLALHLAGPEDTALRARVMDKYPTGALVRLDFTGEPWVDLAAGTGHLAEFTTPRDLGAS
- a CDS encoding sigma-70 family RNA polymerase sigma factor → MALRRNPVSLFMDNRGALVDYASGIVGNRAHAEDLVQEAWLRFDKASHGSFLDEPLGYLYRIVRNLAFDGRRRMRREHEILGDGSLDAAAEISPDDFPSPEAVALHKDEFDLLKAAMAELPERTRIALEMHRFGECTLKEIAAFLGISLPMAHVLVSNGVQHCKRRLGRR